Genomic DNA from Paenibacillus borealis:
GAAGGGCTCCTTATGAATGGCTTAAGTATATACTTATTTTTAATATAAAGATATTTCGGTATGCAAATTCCGTAAGCCCATTATCTTACTTAAGCTCACTATCTTATCCATGCAAATCATCAACCTATACTAAATTAAATCTTGATAGGTTATACTTATAGACAGATTTTCTATTCTTATTATAAAGGAGCCGTCCATGGAGCTCAGACAATTGCAATATACACTTCAGATCGCTGCAGAAAGAAACTTCTCACGTGCAGCAGACAAGCTGCATATCGCCCAGCCCTCGCTGAGCCAGCAGCTGTCCAAACTGGAAAAGGAGCTGGGTGTTCTGCTCTTCCAGCGTAATACCAGCTCTGTTGAACTGACCTATGCCGGGGAAAAGTTTGTGGATCAGGCTCAAGCCATCATTGATGCCGTGGAACTGCTGCGCCAGGAAATGTCCGATATCTCCCAGCTGCGCACCGGACGGGTTGTGGTAGGCAGCATGCCGATTACTGGAGCGCATCTGCTGCCGCATGTGCTGCCGGTGTTCAAAAGCAAATACTCGGAGGTTGAAATCGCCCTGCTTGAGGACTCCTCCATGAATCTTGAGAAGCTGACCGCCAGCGGCCAGACGGATCTAAGCCTGCTCTCCCTGCCGCTGGAGATTCCCGCACTCGCTTATGAAGTACTGGGTGAGGAACGAATCGATCTGGCGGTCCCGCCTGAGCATCCGCTGGCAGCACGGAGCGCTCTGGGCATCCGTACTTCACTGGCCGAGCTTAAGGATGAACCGTTTATTGTCCTTAAAGAAGGTCAGGGCTTCCGTAAATTGACCGTCGAGCTATGCCGGGAGGCCGGTTTTGAGCCGCGGATTGTCTTTGAGAGCAACAATATGGAGACAGTACAATCACTTGTTGCCACCGGAATGGGCGTTACACTAGTTCCGCATTTCATCGCACGTGCTCCGCGCAGTGAATTCGTGCCTGTCTACCTGCTCTTAGCTGATCCGGTACCCAGCCGTACGCTGGTTGTCGCTTACCGCCGCGGACGCTACTTGTCCCGGGCCGCCGAAGCTTTCATTGAAACCTTCAAGGCAACGGTTGCCGGACTGGCAGATGAATAAAAGCAGCATAATATTGCAAATGCCCATCCGGCTGCTGTCATGAAGCCGGATGGGCATTTGCTGTATTGTCGCGGGTAGCGGTTATTTATTTGCGTAAATTATGCTGTGTGATCAGACGGTTCTGATCATCAGGCATACGGCCCGTGCTCTCATCAACCGGCCCCTTAGTACGGGAATCCGTGGCTTTCTCCTCGACAAATTCTCTGATCGCCTTGTTTTGGAATTCGGCGGCTTCTTTGGAATTCTGTTTCTGTTCCTGTTGGACATTAGTGTTCTTACTCAAATCACTCCACCTCCTGGTAACAGATTATAAATACTTTACCCGTTCTCATGAAGGGTAAACATCTAATTCGCTCCCCGCTCCATCAGAAAAAAATCCGCCCTCCGGCTCTTTGCAAACCCGGCAATCCCATGGTATTCTAAATGACAAATAGTGAAACGTGCAGACGGGACCAGTAAGAATTGACAATAATTCGCGTGCAGAGAGTAAATTCCGGAAGGCTGGGAGAATTTACCGCGGATGTCTATTCTGAATCCTACCCCCGAGCGGCCTGCCCTGCAGGACGGTTACTCCCGTTATGAGAATGAAGTCGGATGAACCCTCATCAATGAAGGTGGTACCGCGGAAGTTAACCAAGCTTTCGTCCTTTGCTAAGTCTAAGGATGGGGGCTTTTTGTCATTTTCGGGTTTGCAGCGATTGAACAGCGATTTTATTTTTGAGAGGAAAGTGAAAGAGAATGACTACAAGAATCGTGGTCAAAATCGGCAGCAGCTCACTGAGCGGCCCTGAAGGCGGATTGAACCGGGCTGCGGTCGCCTTCTTCGCCGCCGAAATTGCTGCACTCCGCAAGCAAGGCTGTGAAGTCCTGCTGGTCACCTCTGGAGCGGTGGCAGCCGGATTCCGTGCCATCGGCTACCCGTCCCGCCCCAAGCTGCTGCACGAGAAGCAGGCCGCAGCAGCGGTGGGACAGGTTATGCTGATGCAGGCTTACCAGGAGGCCTTCGCGCAGCATGGTATTCCTACCGCACAGATTCTTCTGACCCGAACGGACTTCTGCAGCCGCCGGGCTATGAACAACGCCATGATGACCGTAGAGGAGTTACTCCGGCTGGGCGCTGTACCCGTATTCAATGAGAACGACACTGTATCAGTAGACGAATTGAAATTCGGTGATAATGATACCTTGTCGGCGCTGGTCGCCAATCTCCTGAAGGCTTCACGGCTGCTGGTTCTGACAGATATGGACGGCGTCTACAGCGGAGATCCGCGCAAGCATCCGGATGCGGTCCGCTATCAGCATATAGAGGAGATTACACCCGAGATCTACGCCATTGCAGGCGGCGCAGGCTCCAGCGTAGGTACGGGCGGTATGCGTTCGAAGATCGATGCTGCCAAGATTGCCACACGGGGAGGAGTTCCGGTCTTTGTAGGCAGAGTTACGGAGCCTGGTGATCTTTCACTGGCGGCTGAAGGAACAGGCAAAGGCACATATTTTGCCACAACACTCTCCTCCCTGCCCGTCAAGAAACAATGGCTTGGATTCATGTCTACCCCTCTGGGTTCACTGTATGTTGACGACGGCGCGGTGGAAGCCCTGCTCCATGGCGGGCATAGCCTTCTGCCGGTCGGGGTCAGACGGATCGAGGGCAGCTTCCACTCCGGAGACGTCGTAGAGGTGCTCGGCCCGGATGCCAAGCTGCTTGGACGGGGTATCGTCAATTATGACGATACCCAGCTCCGCAGCATCCAGGGATTACCCAGCCGCGAGGTTGTTCCAAGGCTCGGTGAAGTGCACCGGCTTGAGGTTATCCACCGCGATGAGTGGATTACACTGCGCTAAGTTCGCACCAGACTATAGCGAACGCCTTCAAAGCATGTTTTGTCTGAAGCAGTATAGTGATGCATTGCCAATAAACCTTTAGGGGGAATAGTCATGAGTGAAGTGGTAAACAAAACAACGCTGGCGAAAGCAACCACCGGGGTACTCGCAAGCCTGACTACCGGTCAGAAGAATGAAGCTCTGCTTGTTATGGCCGCAGCGCTTCGCGCGGAAGCGGATTACATTATTGCCGCCAACGCCGAAGACCTGGAGCGCGGGCGGCTCAACGGAACACCGGAGTCGATGCTCGACCGGCTGGCACTGGATACAGGCCGGATTGACAGCATCGCCGAGGGCTTGCAGCAAATCGCCGTACTGCCTGATCCGATTGGTGATCATCTGGAAACCATTGAACGCCCGAACGGCCTGTTTATCGAGAAGGTCCGTGTACCGCTTGGCGTTATCGGCATTATCTATGAAGCCCGTCCGAACGTAACCGTTGATGCTGCCGGCTTATGCCTCAAAACAGGCAATGCCGTTGTCCTGCGCGGCGGCTCATCCGCTCTTTCCTCAAACCGCGCGATTGCAGAGGTTCTGCACCGCGCTCTGGCGGGTACAGCTGTGCCGCCGGATGCCCTACAGCTGATCGAAGATCCGAACCGCTCCTCCGTAGATGAAATGCTGAAGCTGAACGGACTGCTGGATGTTATCATTCCGCGCGGCGGAAGCTCACTGATACAGAATGTGGTCCTTAATGCCACTGTACCGGTAATTGAAACAGGTGCAGGCGTATGCCATACTTATCTGGATGCAAGCGCCGAACCCGGGATGGCTCAGCGCATCAGTCTGAATGCGAAAGCGCAGCGGCCCTCCGTCTGTAACTCCATGGAGACCTTGCTTGTCCACCGTGATTTTGCCGCCACTCATCTGCTGGCTTTGGCAGAGGCCTTCCGTGATGTCCGAGTGGAATTGCGCGGCTGTCCGGATACGACCGCTCTTGTCCCTTGGGCTCTGCCAGTTACACCGCAGGATTTCGCCACGGAATACAATGATTATATTCTCAATGTCAAAATCGTGGACACTCTTGAAGCGGCTCTCGGCCATATTGCCGAGTTCAGCACCAAACATTCTGAGTGCATTGTGACAGAGGATGCCGCGAATGCTGCCCGCTTCCTGCAGGAAGTGGATGCCGCCGCTGTATATCATAATGCCTCCACCCGGTTCACTGATGGATTCGAATTCGGCTTTGGTGCCGAAATCGGCATCAGCACCCAGAAGCTGCACGCCCGCGGCCCGATGGGGCTGCCTGCATTGACTTCATGCAAGTATATTATCCATGGCTCCGGCCAAATTAGGGGATAAACAAGTATTTATGCTCCGGCTACGGGTTTTCTGCGCAGCAGTTCACTGCAGTAAATCATATGCTAACATAACTTTTTAGGGGGACTACCAGCCATGTGTCAGCAACCATCCATTCCACTTATCAATCATAATATCGTTTTTTATGGCGCAGGCTCGATGGCTGAGGCAATTGTGCGCGGAATGATCGCCCGGAACGTAGTTGAATCCGGTAAAATCATCATGCTAAACCGCAGCAGCAGCGAACGTCTGGCCGAGCTGCGCAGCCGTTACGGCGTTCTGGGCTACAATGATCCCGAACAAAAAACAGAAGCTCTGCGTACAGCACCTGTAATCGTCCTTGCGATGAAACCCAAGGATGCCGCAGAAGCATTACGTAATCTGGGCCCGCTGCTGTCGCCGGATCAGCTCGTGATTTCCGTGATTGCCGGACTGACAATCCGTACTATGCAGGGTCTGCTGGGTACACAACAGCCTGTAGTCCGCTCGATGCCTAACACCTCCAGCTCCATCGGCCTGGGTGCAACCGGCATAGCCTTCTCCAAGGAGGTTGACGAACCGGGCCGCCGAACAGCCCTTAATATCTTCGAGGCTGTCGGGTTAACGGCCGTTATCGATGAGGAGCGGATGGAAACCTTAACAGGGATTTCGGGCAGCGGACCGGCTTATATCTACTACATGATGGAGGCCATGATCGCCGCCGGCATCCGCGGCGGACTGCCGCTTGAGCAGAGCCGCGAGCTGACGGTTCAGACCGTGCTGGGAGCAGCGCGGATGGTACAGCAGACAGGCGAAGAACCGGCTGCGCTCCGCAAGAAGGTCACATCGCCAAACGGTTCTACCCAGGCAGCGATTGAAGTGTTAGAGCGCGGAGATTTCTTCGAAACGGTCATCTCTGCAGTTAGCCGCTGTGCCGAGCGTTCCCGTGAAATGGGCTCGGCTCTGGAGAAAGAGCTGCAATAATTCTTTTGAATTAGTACATGTCCATTATCCCCAACTCCACAGCAAACAGCCCGCAGCTGCTTCCCCGAAGCAACTGCGGGCTGTTTGCTGTATGCGTTATCCCTTCCTGTGCTGCTCCATCCAGACCTTGGCCCAATCTGCCAATGACCTGAGTTCCATTAATCTGACCTCCGCATTCCCCGCCCGGTGGACCTGCAGATTCACCGCCTGCTCATACTCCTGTCCTAACTGAACGAAATCACTGTCATCCACTGATTGTGTCGGGTAAGTTACCCACTTGCGGACACCATCCACCAAAAGAGCACTGCTCTCATTAACCATCTGCTTTCCCGGATAATCGGAACGGGTCTCGGCCAGATGCAGAGATGTATTCTTGTCATGCCCAACGCCAATCAGAAGAATATGCCCGTTCAGCTGATACAATTTATCCAGCGGTGAACCGGCGCCAAAGATATTGCTCAGCTCATGGTTTGCTGTCAAATACTCCGCATGTTTGCCTACTGCTGCAAAAGAGCGGGCAGGATGCTCCGACCTTGCGGCTCCCGGCCATTTCCGGAACATTTCAGCTACCACCCCCATCCCGATAGCCGGAGTAATTTCCTTGTCGTACGCAGGCCAGTGCTTACGAATGAGCGGCCACCACTCCACGGGCTCTTCCCAGTGCACCCCGGTCTGGGGATCGAGATTCTTCCAGGTCTGCGAAGGCATCATAAGGGTACCGTTCCCGCCGACAAGCTCCAGCAGCACACGGATTAATGTCTCTGCCCCGCCAATGACAAACCCCAGACTGCTGAGTGATACATGCACAATCAATTGCTGCCCTTCTTTAATCCCGCAGGCTCTCAACTGTTCTGCCAGTTCTTCCTTTGTCAGGATCTGCCTTGTTTCCTTATGTTCATTCATGCTCTGCACTCCTTTTCTTGGAACTCCATATATATACAAAAAGACAACCCCGCAGTAAGCTGCGGGGTTGTCTCCGGTGTAAGCTGGAAAGCAGTGCCCTTGAGTTCAGTTCATTCTATGACAGGCATTGTAACGGTATGAGTTCATCTTCCGCCGCTGCGGAATTTCTGGGAATAGGCTTTGACATCCTGGGCATTCTTCACCCGGTTACGGGCCCATTCCAGCAGAATGCGGTCAATATAGCGGAAATGAACTTTCCCGGCGAAGACAGATTCCTTCAGCGCCAGCAGAATCAGCTCTTCAGGATACCGGTCCTCATCCACCCAGCCGGAAATAGACTCACATTCCATCGGAGACAGCGGACGGCCGAATTCCTTCTCGAAAATACTGAACAGATTACGGCTATCCTCTGCTTCGTTGCCTGCCGGTGCGGCCGGCCGGCCATAACCGCCCTCCGGAGCAGGTGCACCGGAATAATGGGCGGAAGCCCGGGAACCCGGCTCAGTCTCAGCACGGCTGCGCTTCTCCTGCGAATTCTCCTGCGAGACTTCGGCCAGATAAGCACCGAGCTTGCCGTACAGTCCGGAGAAGTTGTAGCGCTCATAATGGATATCGCGCAGCTCGTCGTTGTCTCCGTCGATGCTGATGAAGCCTTCCTTCATGAGCTTCTGCAGCTCTCCGGCAATAACCGAGATACTGCGTCCGGTTACGGCCTGCAGCTCCTCAAGTGAAGGGAAATCAATTCCCTCCACTTGCCGGAACGAGAGCAGATGAATCAGCAGCATCGCCTCGCTGCCGGTCAGATTCAGCTTCCGGTAATATTTCAAGAGTGCATAAGGAATGACGGCCATTCCGTTCTCCAGGCCGAAAGCTACGCCTTCGCCCCAGGTATTCCAACCTTTTCCGTCCATACTTAAGCCCCCTTTGCCCATCCTTACGGGTAAAGACGGTACAGTGTACGAGGGAAGGCAATCGTTTCACGCACATGGTCGAGCCCGCAAATCCAAGCCACGGTACGCTCCAGCCCCAGACCGAAGCCGGAGTGAGGAACGGAACCGTAAGTGCGGAGATCCATATACCATTTGTAAGTATCCATCGAAAGATTATGTTCCTTGAAACGGGCTTCCAGCAGCGCCGGATCGTCGATACGCTGCGATCCGCCGATAATCTCCCCGTACCCTTCAGGAGCGATCATATCCGCGCACAGCACCACTTCAGGACGCTCAGGATGCGGCTTCATGTAGAAGGCCTTGAACGAAGCCGGATAGTGGGTAATGAAGACCGGCTTGTCGCTCATTTCGGCAATTGCCGTTTCATGAGGTGCACCGAAATCATCGCCCCAGGCGATTTCATAGCCTTTCTCATTCAGGAACTTGATCGCATCGTCATAGGAAATACGCGGGAATGGCGCTTTGATGTTCTCCAGCTTCGAGACATCGCGGCCAACCGCTTCCAGCTCGGCACGGCAGTTCGTCAGCACAGACTGCACCACAAAGCTGATGAAATCTTCCTGCACACGCAGGCTTTCTTCATGATCCGTGAACGCCATTTCCGGTTCGATCATCCAGAATTCAATTAAGTGGCGGCGGGTCTTGGATTTCTCCGCACGGAAGGTAGGTCCGAAGGAATAGACGCGTCCGAGCGCCATTGCTGCAGCTTCCATATACAGCTGTCCGCTCTGGGTCAGGTAGGCATCCTCTTCGAAATACTTCGTATGGAACAGGTTGGTTGTTCCTTCAGCTGACGTTGGTGTCAGAATCGGCGGGTCAACCTTAGTGAATCCACTCTCATTGAAGAATTGCTGAACCGCGCGGA
This window encodes:
- a CDS encoding LysR family transcriptional regulator, with amino-acid sequence MELRQLQYTLQIAAERNFSRAADKLHIAQPSLSQQLSKLEKELGVLLFQRNTSSVELTYAGEKFVDQAQAIIDAVELLRQEMSDISQLRTGRVVVGSMPITGAHLLPHVLPVFKSKYSEVEIALLEDSSMNLEKLTASGQTDLSLLSLPLEIPALAYEVLGEERIDLAVPPEHPLAARSALGIRTSLAELKDEPFIVLKEGQGFRKLTVELCREAGFEPRIVFESNNMETVQSLVATGMGVTLVPHFIARAPRSEFVPVYLLLADPVPSRTLVVAYRRGRYLSRAAEAFIETFKATVAGLADE
- the proB gene encoding glutamate 5-kinase; this translates as MTTRIVVKIGSSSLSGPEGGLNRAAVAFFAAEIAALRKQGCEVLLVTSGAVAAGFRAIGYPSRPKLLHEKQAAAAVGQVMLMQAYQEAFAQHGIPTAQILLTRTDFCSRRAMNNAMMTVEELLRLGAVPVFNENDTVSVDELKFGDNDTLSALVANLLKASRLLVLTDMDGVYSGDPRKHPDAVRYQHIEEITPEIYAIAGGAGSSVGTGGMRSKIDAAKIATRGGVPVFVGRVTEPGDLSLAAEGTGKGTYFATTLSSLPVKKQWLGFMSTPLGSLYVDDGAVEALLHGGHSLLPVGVRRIEGSFHSGDVVEVLGPDAKLLGRGIVNYDDTQLRSIQGLPSREVVPRLGEVHRLEVIHRDEWITLR
- a CDS encoding glutamate-5-semialdehyde dehydrogenase, with the translated sequence MSEVVNKTTLAKATTGVLASLTTGQKNEALLVMAAALRAEADYIIAANAEDLERGRLNGTPESMLDRLALDTGRIDSIAEGLQQIAVLPDPIGDHLETIERPNGLFIEKVRVPLGVIGIIYEARPNVTVDAAGLCLKTGNAVVLRGGSSALSSNRAIAEVLHRALAGTAVPPDALQLIEDPNRSSVDEMLKLNGLLDVIIPRGGSSLIQNVVLNATVPVIETGAGVCHTYLDASAEPGMAQRISLNAKAQRPSVCNSMETLLVHRDFAATHLLALAEAFRDVRVELRGCPDTTALVPWALPVTPQDFATEYNDYILNVKIVDTLEAALGHIAEFSTKHSECIVTEDAANAARFLQEVDAAAVYHNASTRFTDGFEFGFGAEIGISTQKLHARGPMGLPALTSCKYIIHGSGQIRG
- the proC gene encoding pyrroline-5-carboxylate reductase; this translates as MCQQPSIPLINHNIVFYGAGSMAEAIVRGMIARNVVESGKIIMLNRSSSERLAELRSRYGVLGYNDPEQKTEALRTAPVIVLAMKPKDAAEALRNLGPLLSPDQLVISVIAGLTIRTMQGLLGTQQPVVRSMPNTSSSIGLGATGIAFSKEVDEPGRRTALNIFEAVGLTAVIDEERMETLTGISGSGPAYIYYMMEAMIAAGIRGGLPLEQSRELTVQTVLGAARMVQQTGEEPAALRKKVTSPNGSTQAAIEVLERGDFFETVISAVSRCAERSREMGSALEKELQ
- a CDS encoding aminoglycoside N(3)-acetyltransferase; translated protein: MNEHKETRQILTKEELAEQLRACGIKEGQQLIVHVSLSSLGFVIGGAETLIRVLLELVGGNGTLMMPSQTWKNLDPQTGVHWEEPVEWWPLIRKHWPAYDKEITPAIGMGVVAEMFRKWPGAARSEHPARSFAAVGKHAEYLTANHELSNIFGAGSPLDKLYQLNGHILLIGVGHDKNTSLHLAETRSDYPGKQMVNESSALLVDGVRKWVTYPTQSVDDSDFVQLGQEYEQAVNLQVHRAGNAEVRLMELRSLADWAKVWMEQHRKG
- a CDS encoding DnaD domain-containing protein; translation: MDGKGWNTWGEGVAFGLENGMAVIPYALLKYYRKLNLTGSEAMLLIHLLSFRQVEGIDFPSLEELQAVTGRSISVIAGELQKLMKEGFISIDGDNDELRDIHYERYNFSGLYGKLGAYLAEVSQENSQEKRSRAETEPGSRASAHYSGAPAPEGGYGRPAAPAGNEAEDSRNLFSIFEKEFGRPLSPMECESISGWVDEDRYPEELILLALKESVFAGKVHFRYIDRILLEWARNRVKNAQDVKAYSQKFRSGGR
- the asnS gene encoding asparagine--tRNA ligase, translated to MANKSVIKNVNEHVGESVVIGCWVNNKRSSGKIQFLQLRDGTGYIQGVVVKSEVPEQVWDDAKSLTQESSLYVTGIIREEPRSQSGYEMTVTGIEVLHLTENYPITPKEHGVDFLMDHRHLWLRSSKQRAVMVIRAEIIRAVQQFFNESGFTKVDPPILTPTSAEGTTNLFHTKYFEEDAYLTQSGQLYMEAAAMALGRVYSFGPTFRAEKSKTRRHLIEFWMIEPEMAFTDHEESLRVQEDFISFVVQSVLTNCRAELEAVGRDVSKLENIKAPFPRISYDDAIKFLNEKGYEIAWGDDFGAPHETAIAEMSDKPVFITHYPASFKAFYMKPHPERPEVVLCADMIAPEGYGEIIGGSQRIDDPALLEARFKEHNLSMDTYKWYMDLRTYGSVPHSGFGLGLERTVAWICGLDHVRETIAFPRTLYRLYP